One region of Micromonospora ureilytica genomic DNA includes:
- a CDS encoding 4-(cytidine 5'-diphospho)-2-C-methyl-D-erythritol kinase produces the protein MTEAWRPDDDEPRGAIGPVRVRVPAKVNLHLGVGPLRRDGYHELNTVYHAISIYDELTARRGDTLALTMEGEGTGELALDDTNLVIRAAHALAGYAGVLPHARLHLRKQIPLAGGLAGGSADAAAALVACDALWGTGLSRDELAGIAADLGSDVPFLIYGGTALGTGRGEAISPVLARPTSWHWVVAIADVGLSTPAAYRELDRLRDSGAAGAPLGSTDALLGALRQRDPRVLARTLGNDLQDAALAMRPALADTLKAGEAAGALTGIVSGSGPTCVFLAADAADAERIAAELTAAGVCREARVAHGPVVGARVG, from the coding sequence GTGACCGAGGCCTGGCGACCGGACGACGACGAACCACGCGGGGCCATCGGCCCGGTGCGGGTGCGGGTGCCCGCGAAGGTCAACCTGCACCTCGGGGTGGGCCCGCTGCGCCGGGACGGCTACCACGAGCTGAACACGGTCTACCACGCCATCTCGATCTACGACGAGCTGACGGCCCGTCGGGGCGACACCCTCGCGCTGACCATGGAGGGTGAGGGCACCGGCGAGCTGGCCCTGGACGACACCAACCTGGTGATCCGCGCCGCGCATGCCCTCGCCGGGTACGCGGGGGTACTGCCGCACGCCCGACTGCACCTGCGTAAGCAGATCCCGCTCGCCGGTGGGCTGGCCGGTGGCAGCGCCGACGCGGCCGCCGCGCTGGTGGCCTGCGACGCGCTCTGGGGCACCGGGCTGTCCCGCGACGAGTTGGCCGGCATCGCCGCCGACCTCGGTTCCGACGTGCCGTTCCTGATCTACGGTGGCACCGCGCTGGGCACCGGCCGGGGTGAGGCGATCAGCCCGGTGCTGGCCCGGCCGACCTCCTGGCACTGGGTGGTGGCGATCGCCGACGTCGGCCTGTCCACCCCGGCCGCGTACCGGGAGCTGGATCGACTCCGCGACTCCGGTGCCGCCGGCGCCCCGCTGGGCAGCACCGACGCCCTGCTGGGCGCGCTGCGCCAGCGCGACCCCCGGGTGCTCGCCCGAACCCTCGGCAACGACCTCCAGGACGCCGCCCTGGCCATGCGCCCGGCGCTGGCCGACACGCTCAAGGCCGGCGAGGCGGCCGGCGCGCTCACCGGCATCGTCTCCGGCTCCGGCCCGACCTGCGTGTTTCTCGCCGCCGACGCGGCCGACGCGGAGCGGATCGCCGCCGAGCTGACCGCCGCGGGCGTCTGCCGGGAGGCGCGGGTCGCGCACGGTCCGGTCGTCGGCGCCCGCGTCGGCTGA
- the rsmA gene encoding 16S rRNA (adenine(1518)-N(6)/adenine(1519)-N(6))-dimethyltransferase RsmA — protein sequence MTGLLGPAEIRELAARLGVAPTKKLGQNFVHDPNTVRRIVTAAGLTPDDVALEVGPGLGSLTLGLLPVAGHVHAVEIDPVLAGALPETVARHAGADAARLTVHRADALRVAAAELADPPPTALVANLPYNVAVPVVLHLLAVLPTLRHGLVMVQKEVADRLVAGPGSKVYGIPSVKLAWYAQARGAGKVPPNVFWPVPNVDSGLVAFTCHEPPRTDVPRQRVFAVVDAAFAQRRKTLRAALAGWAGGADRAAAALTAAGVDPGARGESLTVEQFAAIAASAPVGTPAAK from the coding sequence ATGACCGGTCTCCTCGGCCCGGCGGAGATCCGGGAACTCGCCGCCCGGCTGGGCGTCGCGCCCACCAAGAAGCTGGGCCAGAACTTCGTGCACGACCCGAACACCGTGCGTCGGATCGTCACCGCCGCCGGCCTCACCCCCGACGACGTGGCCCTGGAGGTGGGGCCGGGGCTCGGCTCGCTGACCCTGGGGCTGCTACCGGTCGCCGGGCACGTGCACGCCGTGGAGATCGACCCGGTGCTCGCCGGGGCGCTGCCGGAGACCGTCGCGCGGCACGCCGGGGCCGACGCCGCCCGGCTCACCGTGCACCGCGCGGACGCGCTGCGCGTCGCCGCCGCCGAGCTGGCCGACCCGCCACCGACCGCGCTGGTGGCGAACCTGCCCTACAACGTCGCCGTGCCTGTGGTGTTGCACCTGCTCGCCGTGCTGCCCACCCTGCGACACGGCCTGGTGATGGTGCAGAAGGAGGTCGCCGACCGGCTCGTCGCCGGTCCCGGCTCCAAGGTGTACGGCATCCCGTCGGTGAAGCTTGCCTGGTACGCCCAGGCCCGGGGCGCGGGCAAGGTGCCGCCGAACGTGTTCTGGCCGGTGCCCAACGTCGACTCCGGCCTGGTCGCCTTCACCTGCCACGAACCGCCCCGCACCGACGTACCCCGGCAGCGGGTCTTCGCCGTGGTGGACGCGGCGTTCGCGCAGCGCCGCAAGACGCTGCGCGCCGCGTTGGCCGGCTGGGCCGGCGGTGCGGACCGGGCCGCCGCAGCGCTCACCGCCGCCGGCGTCGACCCCGGCGCCCGTGGCGAGTCACTGACCGTCGAGCAGTTCGCCGCCATCGCCGCGTCGGCTCCGGTCGGTACGCCGGCCGCGAAGTAG
- a CDS encoding TatD family hydrolase produces the protein MLSLMSEPTESRRERAARRAGEFPPAPESLPRAVLDSHTHLDITVSEAGVPGGGTADDPVAVAIELATKVGVDRLVQVGVDVASSRWGADTADRYPAVLATVALHPNEAPRLNDLDEALREIESLAARDRVRGIGETGMDFFRTGDEGRAAQEESFRAHIAIAKRYGKTLVIHDRDAHADVLRILDDEGAPDRVVLHCFSGDADFARECVRRGFLLSFAGTVTFGSATALREAAALTPLDQMLVETDAPYLTPMPYRGRPNASYLIPLTVRALAATAGSDLDELCAAISATGDRAFGPW, from the coding sequence ATGCTGTCGCTGATGAGCGAGCCCACTGAATCCCGCCGCGAGCGTGCCGCCCGGCGGGCCGGAGAGTTTCCGCCCGCCCCCGAGTCGCTGCCCCGGGCGGTGCTGGACAGCCACACCCACCTGGACATCACTGTCAGCGAGGCAGGTGTGCCCGGTGGCGGGACGGCCGACGACCCGGTTGCCGTGGCCATCGAGTTGGCCACGAAGGTCGGCGTGGACCGGTTGGTCCAGGTGGGGGTGGACGTCGCCTCCTCCCGGTGGGGCGCGGACACCGCCGACCGGTATCCCGCCGTGCTGGCCACCGTGGCGCTGCACCCCAACGAGGCGCCCCGGCTGAACGACCTCGACGAGGCGTTGCGGGAGATCGAGTCGCTCGCCGCCCGCGACCGCGTCCGGGGGATCGGCGAGACCGGAATGGACTTCTTCCGGACCGGAGACGAGGGGCGTGCCGCGCAGGAGGAGAGTTTCCGGGCGCACATCGCCATCGCCAAGCGGTACGGCAAGACGCTTGTCATCCACGACCGCGACGCACACGCCGACGTGCTGCGGATCCTCGACGACGAGGGCGCCCCCGACCGGGTGGTGCTGCACTGCTTCTCCGGCGACGCCGACTTCGCCCGTGAGTGCGTCCGCCGCGGCTTTCTGCTGAGCTTCGCCGGCACCGTCACCTTCGGCAGCGCTACGGCGCTGCGCGAGGCCGCCGCGCTCACCCCTCTGGATCAGATGCTGGTGGAGACCGACGCCCCGTACCTCACCCCGATGCCGTACCGCGGCCGGCCGAACGCGTCGTACCTGATCCCGCTCACCGTCCGCGCGCTCGCGGCGACCGCGGGCAGCGACCTGGACGAGCTGTGCGCCGCCATCTCCGCCACCGGCGACCGGGCCTTCGGCCCATGGTGA
- the metG gene encoding methionine--tRNA ligase, with amino-acid sequence MSHVLAAVAWPYANGPRHIGHVSGFGVPSDVFARYMRMAGHDVLMVSGTDEHGTPIQVQADADGVTPRELADRYNRVIVEDLHGLGLSYDLFTRTTTRNHYAVVQELFEGMYRNGYIVPKTTMGAISPSTGRTLPDRYIEGTCPICGYDSARGDQCDNCGNQLDPIDLINPKSRINGETPKFVETEHFFLDLPALAEVLRQWLDTREGWRPNVLRFSRNLLDDLQPRAITRDLEWGVPIPLDGWRDRSDKRIYVWFDAVIGYLSASIEWARRSGDPDAWRKYWSADGAGKDAQSYYFMGKDNIVFHSVIWPALLSGYSGEGSRDGEPGELGRLNLPTEVVSSEYLTMEGRKFSSSRKVVIYVRDFLERYDADALRYFIAAAGPESNDTDFTWAEFLRRNNDELVAGWGNLVNRSVSIAAKNFGEIPPVDPAGLTEADEALLAVARTGFTTVGDLIGRHRQKQAIGEAMKVVAEANRYLSEQAPWKLKGEADKPRMGTILHVALQVISDANTLLTPFLPHSAQQVHELLGGTGVHAPMPVIEQVDDLDGGPTYPVLTGDYTVGARWESVPIEAGRPLAAPKPVFRKLDPSIVDEELARLAD; translated from the coding sequence ATGAGTCACGTTCTCGCGGCAGTGGCCTGGCCGTACGCCAACGGCCCCCGCCACATCGGCCACGTCTCCGGTTTCGGCGTACCCTCCGACGTCTTCGCCCGGTACATGCGGATGGCCGGCCACGACGTGCTCATGGTCTCCGGCACCGACGAGCACGGCACCCCCATCCAGGTGCAGGCCGACGCCGACGGGGTGACCCCGCGCGAGCTGGCCGACCGGTACAACAGGGTGATCGTCGAGGACCTGCACGGCCTCGGTCTCTCCTACGACCTGTTCACCCGCACCACCACCCGCAACCACTACGCGGTGGTGCAGGAGCTGTTCGAGGGGATGTACCGCAACGGCTACATCGTGCCGAAGACCACCATGGGCGCGATCTCCCCGTCCACCGGGCGCACCCTGCCCGACCGCTACATCGAGGGCACCTGCCCGATCTGCGGGTACGACAGCGCCCGCGGTGACCAGTGCGACAACTGCGGCAACCAGCTCGACCCGATCGACCTGATCAACCCGAAGTCGCGGATCAACGGGGAGACTCCGAAGTTCGTCGAGACCGAGCACTTCTTCCTGGACCTGCCGGCCCTGGCCGAGGTGCTGCGGCAGTGGCTGGACACCCGCGAGGGGTGGCGGCCCAACGTGCTGCGGTTCTCCCGCAACCTGCTCGACGACCTCCAGCCCCGGGCGATCACCCGTGACCTGGAGTGGGGCGTACCGATCCCGCTCGACGGCTGGCGCGACCGGTCGGACAAGCGGATCTACGTGTGGTTCGACGCCGTGATCGGCTACCTGTCCGCCTCGATCGAATGGGCCCGTCGCTCCGGCGACCCGGACGCGTGGCGGAAGTACTGGTCCGCCGACGGCGCCGGTAAGGACGCCCAGTCCTACTACTTCATGGGCAAGGACAACATCGTCTTCCACTCGGTGATCTGGCCGGCGCTGCTCTCCGGCTACTCCGGCGAGGGCTCCCGCGACGGTGAGCCGGGCGAGCTGGGCCGGCTCAACCTGCCCACCGAGGTGGTCTCCAGCGAATACCTGACCATGGAGGGGCGCAAGTTCTCCTCGTCCCGCAAGGTGGTCATCTACGTTCGCGACTTCCTGGAGCGCTACGACGCCGACGCGCTGCGCTACTTCATCGCCGCCGCCGGCCCGGAGAGCAACGACACCGACTTCACCTGGGCCGAGTTCCTCCGCCGCAACAACGACGAGTTGGTCGCCGGCTGGGGCAACCTGGTCAACAGGTCCGTCTCGATCGCCGCGAAGAACTTCGGGGAGATCCCGCCGGTCGACCCGGCCGGGCTCACCGAGGCCGACGAGGCCCTGCTCGCCGTCGCCCGGACCGGTTTCACCACTGTCGGCGACCTGATCGGTCGGCACCGGCAGAAGCAGGCCATCGGTGAGGCCATGAAGGTGGTCGCCGAGGCCAACAGGTACCTCTCCGAGCAGGCGCCCTGGAAGCTCAAGGGCGAGGCCGACAAGCCCCGGATGGGCACCATCCTGCACGTCGCCCTTCAGGTGATCAGCGATGCCAACACGCTGCTCACCCCGTTCCTGCCGCACTCCGCGCAGCAGGTGCACGAGCTGCTCGGGGGCACTGGCGTGCACGCGCCGATGCCGGTGATCGAGCAGGTCGACGACCTGGACGGCGGTCCGACGTACCCGGTGCTCACCGGGGACTACACCGTCGGCGCGCGCTGGGAGTCGGTGCCGATCGAGGCGGGCCGCCCGCTGGCCGCGCCGAAGCCCGTGTTCCGCAAGCTCGACCCGTCGATCGTCGACGAGGAGCTGGCCCGGCTCGCCGACTGA